From the genome of Tenrec ecaudatus isolate mTenEca1 chromosome 1, mTenEca1.hap1, whole genome shotgun sequence:
TCCCAGGACTGCTAAGGTACAGAGAGCCCTGCGGTCTGGAAGGGCCGAGACCTGGGTGCTGCGAGGCGGGAGTGTTGGGCCAGCTTGCTTATTTCAGAATCTGTACAGTCTGGGTTTTCGGGCCAGTTCTGTTTCTTGGGGGCAAAAGAGGGCAGGACAGACAAACCAAGCTCCTCGGGGTTGTGGGCCACCTTCCTGTCAAGATTCCACAGGAGAGTCTAACTTGGGGCCCCAGGCGTGTCTGCTGGAGGCATGCCTTCCTTTCTCTCCCCAGCAGGTAGGACGGGACGGGGCGGGCCCAGCGCAGGGAGGGCAGCACTCACAGTGGCTCCCATCCCTGCTCGGCCACTGCTGGCTGTGTGGTGTTGGGGAAGTCACTTTGCTTCCCGGACCTCAGTCCCCTGCTTTGTAAAATGGGGATACAGCAGCTCGCTCATGGGGTGGTGTGAGGGTCACACACAGCAGtacctggggcggggggggggggcgggaactgAGAAGACTGCCACTGAGTAACTTCATAGCCACTGCGGCCACTTGGAAACCCAGCAATGCCGTGCTGAACATCTGCCTCCTATCCTTGATCCTGGGAAGCTGCTGAGTATGGCTGGGAGGCAGACCATAACCATCAGCCCCTCCGTCCCCCTATCAGCCGGCAACGGGCTCTTTCATCATGCTGTTCCTACTCTCCCGGTCATATCCCAGGAGGTCATCCTGCACAACCCCCCAGACTTACGGTCACCCAGGACTGGTTGACTCACACCTGGATGTCCCCCTGCTCGGTCTCCGTCCTTGTGGAGACAGGGTACGATAACCGAGCCTCTTTTATTGAGGAGGAAATGGGGGAACAGCAAAGTCAAGTAATTCACCCACGGTCACACAGAGCTAGGACTTGGTCCATACTGCGAACAACTACAGAAGCATTCGTCTGAGCACCCTGTTCTAGTGGCAGAGGAAAACCGTGCTAGAAGGGGATGTCCTGTCCACTTGGGTGCTCAGGGCACCAGTCTGTGGGATTCACTGCACATGTCCGTTGGACAGGCAGTTAGTTAGTGAGTCCCACTTGgatgaaggaaacaaaatgaagttgtCTTGAGGGCAACTGACAACAAGAACATTATATACACTACCACCACTGCCGGGGAGTGACTGCAGGACGGAGCACCACTGCCCTtgcgggtctctgagactgtacatcgacagcctcatctttctttcacggagcggctgatgggtttgaactgcccaccttgcagcccaaccttttttgttttcaaatcattttattgggggctcatacagctcttatcacaatccatccatccatccatccatccatccatccatccatccatccatccatcgtgttaagcacatttgtacgtttgttgccttcatcattctcaaaacactttctttctacttgaacccttggcattggctcctcatttccccacctccctcctccacccttcctgatgaacccttgataatttataaattatttttattttttcatgtcttacactgaccgatgtctcccttcatccacttttctgttgtccatccccctgggagggggctatatgtagatcattgtgatcaattccccctttctcctcccaccttacccttactctCCTGATATGGCTGTTTTCAAtatcggtcctgaggggtttatctgtcctggattccctgtgtttccagctcttatctgtacccctgtacatgctctggatttgtaaggtagaactggggtcatgatagtggggggggcattaaaaaactagaagttGTATATTTCCTcagtgctaccctgcactctcatGCTGTCCAAACTTCAAtccccatgccaccagggctcctggcatggCAAGTGAATGTGCTGGTGTCAGGGGCCGTTGAGCCGAGGGCCTCATCTTCTGGCGCTGTATCTGACACGGCTCCGCTGCTAGCCCTCCAGCGTTCAGTGGCTGAGACCTCAGCAGTGCACAGCCTGGTCCTTCTGTCTAGTctggtcttggtctggaagctctgctggaacccgttctctttgggtgaccctgctggtattcgaAATGCCAGTGACCTGGCTCTCGGCATCACAGCCACGCTCACGCCCCCAACAGTCTGACAGACAGACAGGTGAATGCATGGCTGTTAGTGAACACGGGACCCGAGTGGCCCTCCATTGAGTCTACTCTACATTCATGCTCTATGATCAGGGTAGGACGCACGGCGGAGCTGTGCTGGTGGATACTCATCTACCTCTGGGACAGCCTCTGATGACGTTGTGCACTAGGAACTGACTTATCCACGGGGAAAAAACGACTAGCAGCTCCTGCTTACCGAGCGTCTAGAATGTTCGGGTGTACGTGCTCTTCACAGACGAGCAGAGTGAGGCTCGGAGAAGTAACAAAACCAGCCCAAGTTTCCACGACTGACGGGCGGCTGAGGCGCCACTCAACGCTCACCCACCCAAACCACAGCCGCCCTCTCAGCCAGTCGGGAAGGACCGTATGCTGTCCCCGTGCCGCTGCCACGCAGAGCCTGGGGGAACCCTCCGGAGGGACCATTCACGCAccatgcacgcgcacacacatgcacgaaGGCACTGCCAAGAGGTTGTGGGAAAATCCCGCCATCTCCAAATCCCATTTGcccgtgaactttctgaagccccctagaACTTCAGAAGGCAAATCCACCTCTGAGTCCTATGCTGCATTAGAAGAACAGCAAGGAGGAGTCATCTGGGGGACAACACTGCCCGTTTTCAGTCTCTCTACCCTCAGGTCCCTCTCTACGTGATGGTTCGTCGTGGTAGCACCAGTGCCTGGGGTCACATCCCGGGCCGAGTGTCTTGGTTCTTGTGTGACCTCATTTGACCCTCACcacctatggggtagctgctctCAGCAGCCCGTTTTACAGAGGGTCGCTGACCTGACCTCGTGCTGCACAGTACAGTCTAGGGACAAGGGTGAGTCTTTGCCCTGGGCGCCTGGCTCCCAAATACATACTCTAAACCAGTGGTCCCCACTCCTGGCTACGTACATATCAGAGATGCTGAGGCTTCAGTGATCTGGGGGAAAGGATGGTCAAGTCTCGGTGTTTTTTCAGTGTGTATTCAAGAAAAGGCAAATCTCTTAAACGCCCCGCTTGGAGGATTTTCAGCTGTGTAACCACTCTCCTGtggagcttctctctctctctctctctctctctctctctctctctctctctctctctctgtctctctctctctctctctctctctctctctctctctcacacacacacacggaagggCTCAGCAGCCGCTGGCTTGGTCTCCTTTGCATCGTTTGCTAGTGTAGCTATCTCTGTGCGTGGGCAACTCTCTTTCCTAGTAGGACGAGGCTCAAGGGAGATGGGGGAGGCGGCCCTGACCACTGACCTGACCCTCATGCCCTGGAACATCTCGGTGCTGGTGTGGAAGGGCAGCACGGTGGTGGCGCTGACGCCCGGACAGTCCAGGAGCCCCAGGGTCAGGCTCTCCATGAAGGCGAAGGCTGAGGCTTTGGACGTGCAGTAGTCGATGGCGCCGGGGATGGCGGAGAGCGCCAGCACGGAGTTGAGGCACACGATGTGGCCGTTCTGCAGCTCCAGCATGCGCGGCAGGAAGGCCTtggtggtctgagggaggagggagtggtcaGTGTAGAGCCGCCCTCCCTTCCAACCCTCTACCCTTCCTCAGGGGGAACGGCCCGCCGAGAGTGAAgcatcctgggaggagagttcacGTCGTTCCACCTGTCAGACAGACCACCTGGTCCTGTGTCTCCTGgcgggcaggagctctgccctgctgagtctccccctcctcccttccccacttgcCCAGCTCCCTGGAAGCCCAGGGGGCCCTTCCGGGGATGGGCCATTGTCACGCCGGGGCGGGTCTGGCTCTGGCAGGGCAGCCCTTACCCAGAACTGGCCCAGGGTGTTGATGTGCTGGGACTTGAGGAGGGCATCATCATCGCTGTCCATCAGGCTCTTCCCATGGACCACTGCGGCATTGTTCACCAGGATGGTGATGTCACCCACCTGCGGGGGAGAAGGCACCAGGGGACCATGAGGGCCatcagccccagtccaggggtggGGACCCCGCCCCACCACTCCTGGGCTTTGTGGGCCTCAACCGCCACCTTGCTGTGCAGGGGGTTGTAAGAGGGGCTCGTAACTCTGCCAGGACTGTTGGGAAGATGAGAGGCACCTTCTGGCGCAGAGCACCTTGGCAAGAGGGTTAGATGAAAACAGTGAGCATCTACCATGTCTCAGATGCTCATCAGGGTCATCTGGGCTCCCTTGGAGTTGCTGACACAGCTCATCCGCTCAGTGGCTCAAGTTAGGGCCAGGTTCATCCCAGAGGCCAATGAACCACGTGCCCCAGCATCTAGAAAAGATGCCCATCCGCGCTATACCTCCACTGGGAGAACAGGCAGTTACTGGGGTCACGTGATCAGCACACACCCATGACATCCGCTCCCCAGTGCACACGGGAGCACCCTGGACCAAGCCgtcccatcagctttctgcaaagCAATCTTCCAGGCCCCTCGAGGATATGCTCTTGGCCCGACAGTGCCCATGCCCAGCTACGCCGAGGACAGAGCctcccagaccactgaccttctCCTGGACAGCCTTGGCCGTCTGGTACACCTCCTCCCGGTTGCCCACGTCACAGAGGAAGTAGTGGCACTCTGTGCCCATCTGCTGAATCTCCTCCGTCGTCTCCTTCAGGCACTTCTCAGTCCGGCCCCACAGGACAATCTGGGAGGAGACAAGGACAGCACTCAGAAGGTGGTCCCTAAGAAAGCTACCACGATACAAGGACCATCATCACAGTCGGTGTTGGAAGCCATTTGCCTAAGGACCGGTCTCCCTGATTCCATCCAAAGACACGGGTTGGTagagcaaaagagcaatatgataTTTTTAGAGGCTCATAGCCCGCCCTCAAGTGAGCCAACAGTTCTAAGTCCAATTATGACCCGTCAATTGAAGTGCTATGGGCAGATGGTCCTTATATATGCCCTGCCGTCATCAAAGGCCATTTGCCTGCCCGACTGCAGTTATCTTACATAGTTGGAGGCAGCAGTGGAGCGGTTTGGGGCCACAGTATTCCAGAGTCCTCTCACTTAGCCTTCTCCAGACTATGTTCAGGACAGTTCATTCACACCCGTTTGCTAAGATAGGCTAAGAGGTTCTGGCCGTGAGCCACATGGATGCTCTGTGGGTGGAGCCTTGGGCCATGGCCAAGCTGCCTGTCCTACTCTACAGGAAGGCCACAAAGAGGCCTCGAGGGCCCATGGATAAGGTACCGCTGCTCCACACAGAAGGTAGTAAATGCAGGCAGATTTCTGAATGGCCAGCCCATAAAAGCCTCAGAAGAGAAGATCCGCTAATTCCTACCCTTGACCTACCGGAAGAAGgtgcatgtccccctggaacactCTCTGGCCTCACTTCACAGAAGAACCCAAGGACAACTGAGGAAGGAGTTGAACTAAGGATGGGGTTGGTTAGCACAGGGCGGGAAGCCTGGGGCAGACATCCACGTTGCTCAAAGGTGGAGTCAGAGAAGGCGCCAAATGGCTCCTGGGGGGTTAGTCCAGTGGGCTTCTAGTTTGGTTTCTTCtcagtctttctttttaaacatcaCCCACGACCTTTCCCGTTTAAAGACTAACACCCATGTGAGGAAACCAGGGAAAGGAGTCAGTGGAGACGTGGGTGTCTCACTCTGGACTGTTGTCTAACTCCGGAAGCGAACTCGGAGAACAAGAAGGCTGTTTGGGGGTGGAGCGGGGTGTGGGGCGGGTGTAAGTATTTTAAATGGTAGCCCCCATCGCATCGGCCAGAGAACCCCCACGACGTCTGCATCTCGCTTTGCGAGGATTGTGTACAGGACATGCACATGGCTGCTCATGCCAACCGCCGATCAACTCCTCATCTTGAGACCTCAGCACCTTCCCATTGGGCAGAAAGGGCAGCACACAGTTCAGCTGGCCAGACACACAAACAGGCCGGTGAGTTAAATCCGAATCAAAGAGGGGGAATGTGTTACAGCTTTGAAAGCAGGGTTGTAcatattttgaaaacaaaattaaaatataacgATTCTTTCAGCCCCTGTCTGTAGCCGTGAATGCCCAGTtggcaaaaacaagcaaacaaacaaaaaccatgtaGTTCAACCACTTCATCTTATTGTAATAGAAGGTCCTCTAACCCAGGAAGCGGTTCACAAGGGATGCTCCGGCCAGTGACTCTCCACGACCCCGGGAGGCCATCCGGCGCAGAGGACTACACCTCCACAGGCCCCAAGGGACACATCCTCATCTGCTGAAGAAGCAGACTGGGAATGAGTTCCACCAGGAGAGGCTGGGAGAttcagttcaagaagacaagggACAAACATCGGTCCGAGTTAATGCAAATCGTCTCTATTCCTCACCACCAGGCTGCTTGTTGGCTGGCGTGGGGCTGGGATGTATTCTGAACATCAGCGGTGGAAgcatcagcagagcttccagactaaggacagatgaggggaaggaggaggtggacCACGACTGAAAgacgagccactgaaaaccttatgctcagCAGGAGAGCACAGACTGATATCGTGGCCGAAGATGAGCCCTTGGATGAAACCCCACCACCCGCTGCCTTTGCCACGGTGACCGACGGGACAGAGGGGAACAGCTCTACGGGgctcccgaggctgtaaatcttgatggaggCAGACTGAgcatcttcctttctctttcaAAGCAGCTGGtcagttggaaccaccaacctttggattaTCCGTCTGACATAACACATAATGCACCTGCATGGCTCCTTCAGGTCAATATGACCGGAGAAGAACTGCCTCTTCAAGGGTAGAGCTGACCTTAAGGCCATGGGGGGAGCCAAGCTGGGACTTTCCGGACGGATACGGCAcgagtctgagggagaaggagTGGCTACAAACACCCAATAGCAAGCAGAACAAGGACCGTAGGAAGGACGTGTCTAGGAAAATGTCATCCACGTTGTATGACGTGCTTAAAGAGAGACATCCTGGGAAACAGTGAGCGGAAAGGACTGGGTTAGCTACTGTGAGTTGCACAAGCATATGGTCCACCCTACTCACGTGGAGCCGCATTCATCGCCAAAAAGAACATTGCAAGATGGATCCTGAAGCACAACATTGTCGGTGATAGGATAATCCCCGTACACCTACCAGGAGGACCACTTAATAAGACCACCATTCAAATTCACGG
Proteins encoded in this window:
- the DHRS3 gene encoding short-chain dehydrogenase/reductase 3 isoform X1; amino-acid sequence: MVWKWLGALVAFPLQMVYLVVKAAVGLLLPAKLRDLSRESVLITGGGRGIGRQLAREFAERGARKIVLWGRTEKCLKETTEEIQQMGTECHYFLCDVGNREEVYQTAKAVQEKVGDITILVNNAAVVHGKSLMDSDDDALLKSQHINTLGQFWTTKAFLPRMLELQNGHIVCLNSVLALSAIPGAIDYCTSKASAFAFMESLTLGLLDCPGVSATTVLPFHTSTEMFQGMRVRFPNLFPPLKPETVARRTVEAVQLNQALLLLPWTMHALIILKSILPQAALEEIHRFSGTYTCMNTFKGRT
- the DHRS3 gene encoding short-chain dehydrogenase/reductase 3 isoform X2, which produces MGTECHYFLCDVGNREEVYQTAKAVQEKVGDITILVNNAAVVHGKSLMDSDDDALLKSQHINTLGQFWTTKAFLPRMLELQNGHIVCLNSVLALSAIPGAIDYCTSKASAFAFMESLTLGLLDCPGVSATTVLPFHTSTEMFQGMRVRFPNLFPPLKPETVARRTVEAVQLNQALLLLPWTMHALIILKSILPQAALEEIHRFSGTYTCMNTFKGRT